The window TGATgtaaagttgatttttatgttACATGGATTGTTCTTAAACTGAGCAATTTAGCTTTTGAAGATTTTCTAGGAGTTTATAATTCCTCTGTAGCTTACTATTCTTTATGGGTTTATAATCATGTTTGACATGATTTGTCCCTAAATAAGATTGATAAAACATGCCTGTTTTGTATTCCAGTTGGCAGATGCACTACCTGAACACTCCCCTGCCAAAACGTCTGCTGTGAGCAATACAAAACCTGGCCAACCTCCTCAAGGCTGGCCAAGTTCCAACCCTTGGAATAACCCAAGTGCTCCACCTTCTGTGCCATCTGGACTCCCACCAAGTGCAACACCCTCCACTGTGCCTTTTGGACCAGCACCAACAGGAATGtatccctctgtgcctcccaccGGACCACCTCCAGGACCCCCAGCACCCTTTCCTCCTTCTGGACCATCATGTCCCCCACCTGGTGGTCCTTATCCAGCCCCAACCGTGCCAGGCCCTGGCCCCACGGGGCCATATCCTACACCAAATATGCCCTTTCCAGAGCTTCCAAGACCATATGGTGCACCCACAGATCCAGCTGCTGCTGGTCCTTTAGGTCCATGGGGATCCATGTCTTCTGGACCTTGGGCGCCTGGAATGGGAGGGCAGTATCCTACCCCTAATATGCCATATCCATCTCCAGGGCCATAtcctgcaccccctccccaagCACCAGGGGCAGCGCCACCTGTTCCATGGGGCACTGTTCCACCAGGAGCCTGGGGACCACCAGCACCATATCCTGCCCCTGCAGGATCATATCCCACACCAGGACTCTATCCCACTCCCAACAATCCTTTTCAAGTGCCTTCAGGACCTTCTGGTGCTCCACCGATGCCTGGTGGCCCCCATGTGAGtgttaaatttgttatttaaaatgcaCTAATAGTTGCATGAGCACAACTGAAAGATTATTTGCCTCCAGTTTTAGATAGAAGATTAGAAagcatttaaaacttttaaaaagagggggGTATGTGTATATAAGAGAAGAGTACATTTCAAGCTTCAGATAAACCATTTAGAAGGGTGACATTAGTTATTCCTGgtactaaa of the Canis lupus baileyi chromosome 9, mCanLup2.hap1, whole genome shotgun sequence genome contains:
- the MAPK1IP1L gene encoding MAPK-interacting and spindle-stabilizing protein-like isoform X1, with protein sequence MSDEFSLADALPEHSPAKTSAVSNTKPGQPPQGWPSSNPWNNPSAPPSVPSGLPPSATPSTVPFGPAPTGMYPSVPPTGPPPGPPAPFPPSGPSCPPPGGPYPAPTVPGPGPTGPYPTPNMPFPELPRPYGAPTDPAAAGPLGPWGSMSSGPWAPGMGGQYPTPNMPYPSPGPYPAPPPQAPGAAPPVPWGTVPPGAWGPPAPYPAPAGSYPTPGLYPTPNNPFQVPSGPSGAPPMPGGPHSYH
- the MAPK1IP1L gene encoding MAPK-interacting and spindle-stabilizing protein-like isoform X2, with the translated sequence MTEALADALPEHSPAKTSAVSNTKPGQPPQGWPSSNPWNNPSAPPSVPSGLPPSATPSTVPFGPAPTGMYPSVPPTGPPPGPPAPFPPSGPSCPPPGGPYPAPTVPGPGPTGPYPTPNMPFPELPRPYGAPTDPAAAGPLGPWGSMSSGPWAPGMGGQYPTPNMPYPSPGPYPAPPPQAPGAAPPVPWGTVPPGAWGPPAPYPAPAGSYPTPGLYPTPNNPFQVPSGPSGAPPMPGGPHSYH